A section of the bacterium HR34 genome encodes:
- the recJ gene encoding Single-stranded-DNA-specific exonuclease RecJ produces MPGENFLKKAEKIKNIKKFEKVFFDAVNKNKNIVLYSDSDPDGACCAVILKEALELLGRKPKKVYFPDREKEGYGLNFRAIEKLKKYAPGLLIVTDCGTTSVQEVELAKKYGFEVAIIDHHVVFSKTPRAIFINLHQKGDKFYFKELCAAGLVYVIVKYLFLKNKISFSPESFLELAMLATIADRVPLVSLNKEIVEQGIEALKITKRPALKVLKNKTKLRQYTLDKINYKIVHVLGAGYNERNINKTYKFLIERNDEKLNKMSDELTHSLQVKYYEIQRIVDEVEERLKVKGINEFIFEGSHDWQLFYLGPAASRLIEKYKVPVFLYHILKDVKEAVGAVRSTDKIDSVKAMQNCKKYLLLYGGHPKASGFRIKIENLSDFYYCLLNYIKKNK; encoded by the coding sequence ATGCCAGGAGAAAATTTTTTAAAAAAAGCAGAAAAAATAAAAAACATAAAAAAGTTTGAAAAAGTATTTTTCGACGCCGTAAATAAAAACAAAAACATAGTTTTATATTCTGACTCAGATCCAGACGGCGCTTGTTGTGCTGTTATATTAAAAGAAGCTCTTGAACTGCTTGGCAGAAAACCAAAAAAAGTTTATTTTCCAGATAGAGAAAAAGAAGGTTATGGTTTAAATTTTAGAGCAATCGAAAAACTTAAAAAGTACGCACCAGGCCTTTTAATTGTAACTGACTGCGGAACAACAAGCGTACAAGAAGTAGAACTTGCAAAAAAATACGGCTTTGAAGTTGCAATAATAGATCATCATGTTGTTTTTAGTAAAACACCAAGAGCGATTTTTATAAACCTCCACCAAAAAGGAGACAAATTTTATTTCAAAGAATTGTGCGCCGCAGGACTGGTATATGTTATTGTTAAATACCTCTTTTTAAAAAACAAAATAAGTTTTTCACCAGAAAGCTTTTTAGAACTTGCAATGCTCGCCACTATTGCTGATAGGGTTCCCCTTGTTTCATTAAATAAAGAAATTGTAGAGCAGGGAATAGAAGCTCTTAAAATAACCAAAAGGCCAGCCCTTAAAGTATTAAAAAATAAAACAAAACTAAGGCAGTATACCTTAGATAAAATAAATTACAAAATCGTTCATGTTTTGGGAGCTGGCTACAACGAAAGAAATATAAATAAAACCTACAAATTTTTAATTGAAAGAAATGATGAAAAATTAAATAAAATGTCAGACGAATTAACCCACAGTTTACAGGTTAAATATTATGAAATTCAAAGAATAGTAGATGAAGTAGAAGAAAGATTAAAAGTTAAAGGAATAAACGAATTTATTTTTGAAGGGTCTCACGATTGGCAGCTTTTTTATTTAGGCCCTGCAGCCTCCCGTTTAATAGAAAAATATAAAGTTCCTGTTTTTCTTTACCACATCTTAAAAGATGTAAAAGAAGCAGTAGGCGCTGTTAGAAGTACAGACAAAATAGACAGTGTAAAAGCAATGCAAAATTGCAAAAAATACCTTTTGTTATATGGAGGCCATCCAAAAGCATCTGGTTTCAGAATAAAAATTGAAAACCTTTCAGACTTTTATTATTGTCTTTTAAATTACATTAAGAAAAACAAATGA
- the rnhA gene encoding 14.7 kDa ribonuclease H-like protein: MKNETPKKLIVYTDGSSLGNPGKSAIGFAIFDDKGNLIKEYSQEIGIKTNNEAEYEALLFALKKIKLLFGKDKIKNIEIEIRSDSQLMTSQLLGKYKILDEKIKNLFIEFWNLKTDFGKITITQIPREQNKLADALSKKLKQPNLF, translated from the coding sequence ATGAAAAACGAAACACCAAAAAAATTAATAGTCTACACAGATGGCTCCTCTCTTGGAAATCCCGGAAAATCAGCAATAGGGTTTGCCATATTTGATGATAAAGGAAACCTTATTAAAGAATACTCACAAGAAATTGGAATAAAAACAAACAATGAAGCAGAATACGAAGCCCTACTCTTCGCTCTTAAAAAAATAAAACTTTTATTTGGAAAAGATAAAATTAAAAATATAGAAATAGAAATAAGATCTGACAGCCAACTTATGACCTCTCAACTCCTTGGAAAATATAAAATTTTAGATGAAAAAATTAAAAATTTATTTATAGAATTTTGGAACCTTAAAACAGATTTTGGTAAAATAACAATTACTCAAATACCACGAGAACAAAACAAATTAGCCGATGCCCTTTCCAAAAAACTTAAACAACCAAACCTTTTTTAA